CGTTGTTTTTCAGCGCTCTCCAAAATACGGAATCATGCCATATTTCCACATAGTTATCCAGTCCAATATATTTTGATTCTCCGATCCCCGACCAGTTGAAGAATCCATAGTACGCTGACCATACGACAGGGACAAATACAAATAACGCGTAAATCAGCACGGCCGGAGCGAGCCCCAGCATAATAAAACGTCGACTGCGCAATGCGTTCATTTTGCTCACTTCCTTTCATCAAACCTTTGGCAGTTACCAACTCTTGATATCAATGCAAAACCCCTCCCCTGCCGGGAAGGGGTTTGAATCTTACAGAGCGTCTTACAGCTCATCCAGATCTGAATCGGAATGACCTATGACCTTATTTTCCGACTGCTTATTTTCCGACTGCACTGGCTTGCGATGCCTGAATTTTATTTGCAATATCTGCGGCTTTGCCACCCATCAATAGCTCCTGCAATCCATTATTGATAACCTCGACGGTTGCAGACCCAAGCTTGGAATCATACACCGGAGTAATCTTTACTTCCTGCATTAAGTCATAGAGCTCCACAAACAATGGATGGGCTTTTGATTTGTCCAGATCAATCTTGTAGCTGACCAGCGTGCTGCTATCCAGGGTTGCCTTCTGACCTTCAGGACCTGCCAAAGCGTAGAATAACTCCATGGCCGCATCCTTCTGGGCGCCGCTTAACTTTTTACTTACACCCAAACCTGTCCCTACAACTCCCGATGTCGTTCTGGCCTCACCCTGGCCTCCATCTACTGCTGGTAAAATCGTAATGTGTGTATTGTTCAAAATGTCTTCTGGTGCGTTGTTGACGAGGTTAGCTAATGCCCATCCGCCGTTTATCACCATCGCCGCTTTTCCCTGGAAATACAGCTGCATCATCTGTGTTTCGTCAATACTGTTGAAACCATCCTGAAATGCTTTGCTGTTACTGAGTTCCTGCATTTTGTCCAGCGCCTGGATGAATTGTGGGTCTGTAAAGCTGGCCTCGTCCTGCTCTGTTGCTTTTAAGAACCAGTCTGTGCCGGTTACCCGGTCAGCCAGTGTACTAAAGATCGTGGATTGAGCCACCCAATTGGCCTTGTTCCCTAGTGCGATCGGTATTATTTTGTTCTCATTGAATGCAGCAACGGCTTGCTCCAACTCATCCCATGTTTCAGGAATTTTCACGTTGTACTGCTTAAACAGTGCTTCATTGTAATAAATAAAAGAAGTAGGTGCGAGATTCATCGGTACCGAGTAGATATCCCCGTCCACCGTATATCCATCCAGGGCGTTCGGAATAAAGTTGTCTTTCCATTCCGGCTTCGCATCCAGCTCGGCATTGATCGGCTGTAACAGATCCCCTTTCACAAACTCTTTGGTCATCGCATCCGGCCACATGACGAACAGATCCGGCATTTCATTGGCCGCTGCCACCGTCCGGAGCCTTGTTTTGAGGCCATCTGTC
Above is a window of Paenibacillus sp. E222 DNA encoding:
- a CDS encoding extracellular solute-binding protein — translated: MLKKWLSGMLAMTLFSIVLAGCGGGDSSEGSDSKDKVTVTIWHNWTGQDAKAVAMRKIIEDFRGSHPDIEVVDEGLPTDGLKTRLRTVAAANEMPDLFVMWPDAMTKEFVKGDLLQPINAELDAKPEWKDNFIPNALDGYTVDGDIYSVPMNLAPTSFIYYNEALFKQYNVKIPETWDELEQAVAAFNENKIIPIALGNKANWVAQSTIFSTLADRVTGTDWFLKATEQDEASFTDPQFIQALDKMQELSNSKAFQDGFNSIDETQMMQLYFQGKAAMVINGGWALANLVNNAPEDILNNTHITILPAVDGGQGEARTTSGVVGTGLGVSKKLSGAQKDAAMELFYALAGPEGQKATLDSSTLVSYKIDLDKSKAHPLFVELYDLMQEVKITPVYDSKLGSATVEVINNGLQELLMGGKAADIANKIQASQASAVGK